The Kitasatospora sp. NBC_00374 genome has a segment encoding these proteins:
- a CDS encoding carbohydrate ABC transporter permease, whose product MTHRRWFTPWLLAGPAIIWLAVFNLWPTVNTVILSFTNAKPLGGGQFTGLDNFERILSDEQLADALLNSIVYLLVCLPLLTFLPLLLALLVQRRMPGITFFRTAFYTPVIASAVVVALIWGWVLDDRGLVNGVLQQSGLADSPVSFLTDRWLLLFSAIALTTWKGLGYYMVIYLSALANVGRELHEAAAVDGASAVRRFWHVTLPGVRPTMLLISVLISVSSLRVFSELYVLSNGTGGPGGRDMSVVMLIQMYSRGFTGHLGYASALSLLLFVITLGPMLLLMRLNRKAD is encoded by the coding sequence ATGACCCACCGGCGTTGGTTCACCCCCTGGCTGCTCGCAGGGCCCGCGATTATCTGGCTGGCCGTCTTCAACCTCTGGCCGACGGTCAACACGGTGATCCTGTCGTTCACCAACGCCAAACCGCTGGGCGGCGGACAGTTCACCGGCCTCGACAACTTCGAACGCATCCTCAGCGACGAGCAACTGGCCGACGCCCTGCTCAACAGCATCGTCTACCTGCTGGTCTGCCTGCCGCTGCTCACCTTCCTGCCGCTGCTGCTCGCCCTGCTGGTCCAGCGCAGGATGCCCGGCATCACCTTCTTCCGCACGGCGTTCTACACCCCGGTGATCGCCTCCGCCGTCGTGGTGGCGCTGATCTGGGGCTGGGTGCTGGACGACCGCGGCCTGGTCAACGGCGTGCTCCAGCAGAGCGGGCTGGCGGACTCGCCGGTGTCCTTCCTCACCGACCGCTGGCTGCTGCTGTTCAGCGCGATCGCCCTGACCACCTGGAAGGGGCTCGGCTACTACATGGTCATCTACCTGTCCGCCCTGGCCAACGTGGGCCGGGAACTGCACGAGGCCGCCGCCGTGGACGGCGCGAGCGCCGTCCGCCGGTTCTGGCACGTCACCCTGCCCGGCGTACGGCCCACCATGCTGCTGATCTCGGTCCTCATCTCGGTCTCCTCGCTGCGCGTCTTCTCAGAGCTGTACGTGCTCTCCAACGGCACCGGCGGCCCCGGCGGCCGGGACATGTCCGTGGTGATGCTGATCCAGATGTACAGCCGCGGCTTCACCGGCCACCTCGGCTACGCCTCCGCGCTCAGCCTGCTGCTGTTCGTCATCACCCTCGGCCCGATGCTGCTGCTGATGCGCCTGAACCGGAAGGCGGACTGA
- a CDS encoding carbohydrate ABC transporter permease has protein sequence MTPRRAALGPPGSTAGRTALRYLLLLAVLLLVIGPFLWQLSTSLKGPGEDVYTRSPAFIPEDLTFANYAKVADTIPVWTYAANSLLVAAVAIFGNVVGCTLAGYALAKLRFRGARLVLGLFLATLVLPGEVTIVSQYVTVRSLGLADSLVGVALPGAIAMLNVLLMRTAFAAVPPELDQAALVDGAGVWQRLWHIGLPNVRGMLSVIVIFTFIGAWDDFLWPLIVLNDPQKYTLTVGLQYLNGTFSANPRLIAAGTMIAFLPIVVVFAVCQRFFFKGVEEGAVKG, from the coding sequence GTGACCCCCCGACGCGCCGCCCTGGGCCCGCCCGGCTCCACCGCCGGCCGGACCGCACTGCGCTACCTGCTGCTGCTCGCCGTCCTCCTGCTGGTGATCGGCCCCTTCCTCTGGCAGCTCTCCACCTCGCTCAAGGGCCCCGGCGAGGACGTCTACACCCGCAGCCCCGCTTTCATCCCCGAGGACCTCACCTTCGCCAACTACGCCAAGGTCGCCGACACCATCCCGGTGTGGACGTACGCCGCCAACTCCCTGCTGGTGGCCGCCGTCGCGATCTTCGGGAACGTGGTCGGCTGCACCCTGGCCGGCTACGCCCTCGCCAAGCTGCGCTTCCGCGGCGCCCGGCTGGTCCTCGGTCTCTTCCTGGCCACGCTGGTCCTGCCCGGCGAGGTCACGATCGTCTCGCAGTACGTGACGGTCCGCAGTCTGGGCCTGGCCGACTCACTGGTCGGTGTCGCGCTCCCGGGTGCGATCGCCATGCTGAACGTGCTGCTGATGCGGACCGCCTTCGCGGCCGTCCCGCCCGAGCTGGACCAGGCCGCCCTGGTGGACGGCGCCGGCGTCTGGCAGCGGCTGTGGCACATCGGGCTGCCGAACGTGCGCGGCATGCTCAGCGTGATCGTCATCTTCACCTTCATCGGGGCCTGGGACGACTTCCTCTGGCCGCTGATCGTGCTGAACGACCCGCAGAAGTACACCCTCACCGTCGGACTCCAGTACCTCAACGGCACGTTCAGCGCCAACCCCCGGCTGATCGCGGCCGGCACCATGATCGCCTTCCTGCCGATCGTCGTGGTGTTCGCCGTATGCCAGCGCTTCTTCTTCAAGGGCGTGGAGGAGGGAGCCGTCAAGGGATAG
- a CDS encoding alpha-mannosidase: MHDDRTLVESRLKRVLDERIRPAVHPDSVPLEVGIWTAPGEPVPVAEGLAAPRTPITVGDAWGAPWGTSWITVSGTVPEAWAGRTVEALIDLGFDANMPGFQCEGLVYRPDGTPVKGLNPQNQWVRIAAPAAGGEQVLLHVEAASNPVILDYHPFLPTELGDRETAGAEPQYKLTRMDLAVFDETVWQLVMDLEVLGELMAELPVESARRWDVLRAIERALDTVDLQDVNGTAAAARERLAGVLASPAAPSAHRISAVGHAHIDSAWLWPLRETVRKVARTTANMTALLEDEPDFVYTMSQAQQYAWIKEHRPEVYARVKKAVAEGRFVPAGGMWVESDTNMPGSEAMARQFVHGKRFFLEEFGVENQEAWLPDTFGFTGGLPQIIRNAGSKWLLTQKISWSQVNKFPHHTFLWEGIDGTRIFTHFPPVDTYNCSMKGSEIAHAARNFKDKGVARHSIAPTGWGDGGGGTTREMVAKAARLRDLEGSATVRWERPAEFFEKAQAEYPKPPVWVGELYLELHRATLTSQARTKQGNRRSENLLREAELWCATAALRCGLAYPYEELDRIWKTVLLHQFHDILPGSSIAWVHREAEQTYGAVAEELEALIGRAQQALAGDPAGGRELVFNAAPHARSAVPAGGAAPAAPAPAAGCSVTARPGGGFLLGNGLLDVTVDGDGLVVSVVDRASGRETVAPGARANLLQLHPDFPNMWDAWDVDQFYRNTVTDLTEADEVTVAAETDETVAVRVTRSFGSSTAVQLLTLRAGAGRLDIDTEVDWHETEKFLKAAFPLDVHTERYAAETQFGHLYRPTHTNTSWEAAKFEACNHRFVHLDEPGWGVALVTASTYGHDVTRTVRDGDGGTTTTVRFSLLRAPRFPDPRTDQGLHRFRHALAPGAKIADAVREGYLISLPERRVHGTAEAVRPLVELDEDALVVSAVKLADDRSGDLIVRVYEASGGRARGRLTTSFPLAAAVPCDLLERPWDGTRGEVTVTGDGVELCLRPFELVTLRITPGGGSA, translated from the coding sequence ATGCATGATGACCGCACCCTGGTCGAGTCCCGCCTCAAGCGCGTCCTGGACGAGCGGATCCGCCCGGCGGTCCACCCCGACTCCGTCCCGCTGGAGGTCGGCATCTGGACCGCGCCGGGCGAGCCCGTCCCGGTCGCCGAGGGCCTCGCCGCACCGCGGACCCCGATCACCGTCGGCGACGCGTGGGGCGCGCCGTGGGGCACCAGCTGGATCACCGTCTCCGGCACGGTGCCCGAGGCGTGGGCCGGGAGGACCGTCGAGGCGCTGATCGACCTGGGCTTCGACGCCAACATGCCCGGCTTCCAGTGCGAGGGCCTGGTCTACCGCCCGGACGGCACCCCGGTGAAGGGGCTCAACCCGCAGAACCAGTGGGTGCGGATCGCCGCCCCCGCCGCCGGCGGCGAGCAGGTGCTGCTGCACGTCGAGGCCGCGTCCAACCCGGTGATCCTCGACTACCACCCCTTCCTGCCGACCGAGCTCGGCGACCGGGAGACCGCCGGGGCCGAGCCGCAGTACAAGCTGACCCGGATGGACCTCGCGGTCTTCGACGAGACGGTCTGGCAGCTCGTCATGGACCTGGAGGTGCTGGGCGAGCTGATGGCGGAACTGCCCGTCGAGTCCGCCCGCCGCTGGGACGTCCTGCGGGCGATCGAGCGGGCCCTGGACACCGTCGACCTGCAGGACGTCAACGGCACCGCCGCCGCGGCCCGGGAGCGGCTGGCCGGGGTACTGGCCTCGCCCGCCGCGCCGTCGGCGCACCGGATCAGCGCGGTCGGCCACGCGCACATCGACTCGGCGTGGCTCTGGCCGCTGCGCGAGACGGTCCGCAAGGTCGCCCGGACCACCGCCAACATGACGGCGCTGCTGGAGGACGAGCCGGACTTCGTCTACACCATGTCCCAGGCGCAGCAGTACGCCTGGATCAAGGAGCACCGGCCCGAGGTGTACGCCCGGGTCAAGAAGGCGGTGGCCGAGGGCCGGTTCGTGCCGGCCGGCGGGATGTGGGTGGAGTCCGACACCAACATGCCGGGTTCCGAGGCGATGGCCCGGCAGTTCGTCCACGGGAAGCGGTTCTTCCTGGAGGAGTTCGGGGTCGAGAACCAGGAGGCCTGGCTGCCGGACACCTTCGGCTTCACCGGCGGGCTGCCGCAGATCATCCGCAACGCGGGCTCCAAGTGGCTGCTGACGCAGAAGATCTCCTGGAGCCAGGTCAACAAGTTCCCGCACCACACGTTCCTGTGGGAGGGCATCGACGGGACGCGGATCTTCACGCACTTCCCGCCGGTCGACACCTACAACTGCTCCATGAAGGGCAGCGAGATCGCGCACGCGGCACGGAACTTCAAGGACAAGGGTGTCGCCCGGCACTCGATCGCCCCGACCGGCTGGGGCGACGGCGGTGGCGGAACCACCCGGGAGATGGTCGCGAAGGCGGCCCGGCTGCGGGATCTGGAGGGCTCGGCCACCGTCCGCTGGGAGCGGCCCGCCGAGTTCTTCGAGAAGGCGCAGGCGGAGTACCCGAAGCCGCCGGTCTGGGTCGGCGAGCTGTACCTGGAGCTGCACCGGGCGACCCTGACCAGCCAGGCCAGGACCAAGCAGGGCAACCGCCGCAGCGAGAACCTGCTCCGCGAGGCCGAGCTGTGGTGCGCCACCGCCGCACTGCGCTGCGGCCTGGCGTACCCGTACGAGGAGCTGGACCGGATCTGGAAGACGGTGCTGCTGCACCAGTTCCACGACATCCTGCCCGGTTCGTCGATCGCCTGGGTGCACCGCGAGGCGGAGCAGACGTACGGGGCCGTCGCCGAGGAGCTGGAGGCGTTGATCGGCCGGGCCCAGCAGGCACTCGCCGGGGATCCGGCGGGCGGCCGCGAGCTGGTCTTCAACGCGGCGCCGCACGCCCGGTCGGCGGTGCCGGCCGGCGGGGCCGCACCCGCCGCGCCGGCGCCCGCGGCCGGCTGCTCGGTCACCGCCCGCCCCGGGGGCGGGTTCCTGCTCGGCAACGGGCTGCTGGACGTGACGGTGGACGGCGACGGCCTGGTGGTCTCGGTGGTCGACCGCGCGAGCGGACGCGAGACGGTGGCCCCGGGCGCCCGCGCCAACCTGCTCCAACTGCACCCCGACTTCCCCAACATGTGGGACGCCTGGGACGTGGACCAGTTCTACCGCAACACCGTCACCGACCTCACCGAGGCGGACGAGGTCACGGTCGCCGCCGAGACGGACGAGACCGTCGCGGTCCGGGTCACCCGGTCGTTCGGCTCGTCCACGGCGGTCCAGCTGCTCACCCTGCGCGCCGGGGCCGGGCGGCTGGACATCGACACCGAGGTGGACTGGCACGAGACGGAGAAGTTCCTCAAGGCGGCCTTCCCGCTGGACGTCCACACCGAGCGGTACGCCGCCGAGACCCAGTTCGGCCACCTCTACCGGCCCACCCACACCAACACCAGCTGGGAGGCGGCCAAGTTCGAGGCGTGCAACCACCGGTTCGTCCACCTGGACGAACCCGGCTGGGGCGTCGCGCTGGTGACGGCCTCCACCTACGGCCACGACGTCACCCGCACCGTGCGGGACGGTGACGGCGGCACCACCACCACGGTGCGGTTCTCCCTGCTGCGCGCGCCGCGCTTCCCCGACCCGCGCACCGACCAGGGCCTGCACCGGTTCCGGCACGCGCTCGCGCCGGGCGCCAAGATCGCCGACGCCGTCCGCGAGGGCTACCTGATCAGCCTGCCCGAGCGGCGGGTGCACGGCACCGCCGAGGCCGTCCGGCCGCTGGTGGAACTGGACGAGGACGCGCTGGTGGTCAGCGCCGTCAAGCTCGCCGACGACCGCAGTGGCGACCTGATCGTCCGGGTCTACGAGGCGAGCGGCGGCCGCGCCCGGGGCCGGCTCACCACCTCGTTCCCGTTGGCCGCGGCCGTGCCCTGCGACCTGCTGGAGCGGCCGTGGGACGGCACGCGGGGCGAGGTCACCGTCACCGGTGACGGCGTCGAGCTGTGCCTGCGGCCGTTCGAGCTGGTCACGCTGCGCATCACCCCCGGCGGCGGGTCCGCCTGA
- a CDS encoding glycosyl hydrolase, whose product MTAAQDHTPAHSPAHTQGHAPARTPSAPRFGVNYTPTTGWFHHWLDFDLDAVRADLDSVAALGLDHIRVFPLWPVFQPNRTLIRPRAVEQLAALVDAAGERGLDVSVDGLQGHLSSFDFQPSWTQTWHRRNIFTDPEVVDGQAAYLRTLASALDGRPNFLGMTVGNEINQFSGEPHPDPDRVTPGQADAWLRRMLAACEEGAPGRLNLHASYDAAWYQDEHPFTPWHSARIGAATAVHSWVFNGTAQRYGPHSVPTAQHAAYLVELSKAWADDPRRPVWLQEVGAPAPHITAEDAARFTGDTVTAVLDCPDLWGVTWWCSHDVDRSLADFPDLEYSLGLLTTDRRVKPAGARIAAAVEELRAGWRPPRVRTTAVVVATGDEVTAPKRSVCGPGGPVFEAFMRLTEAGARPTTVLAEHAGDRERLAARGITEVVHPDDVP is encoded by the coding sequence ATGACCGCCGCCCAGGACCACACCCCGGCCCACAGCCCGGCCCACACCCAGGGCCACGCCCCGGCCCGCACGCCGAGCGCCCCGCGCTTCGGCGTCAACTACACCCCCACCACCGGCTGGTTCCACCACTGGCTCGACTTCGACCTCGACGCCGTCCGCGCCGACCTGGACTCCGTCGCCGCCCTCGGCCTGGACCACATCCGGGTCTTCCCGCTCTGGCCCGTCTTCCAGCCCAACCGCACCCTGATCCGCCCGCGCGCCGTCGAGCAGCTGGCCGCGCTGGTCGACGCGGCCGGCGAGCGCGGTCTCGACGTCTCCGTGGACGGGCTGCAGGGCCACCTGTCGAGCTTCGACTTCCAGCCCTCCTGGACGCAGACCTGGCACCGGCGCAACATCTTCACCGACCCCGAGGTGGTCGACGGCCAGGCCGCCTACCTGCGCACCCTGGCCTCGGCGCTGGACGGCCGGCCCAACTTCCTGGGCATGACGGTCGGCAACGAGATCAACCAGTTCTCCGGCGAGCCGCACCCCGACCCCGACCGCGTCACCCCCGGGCAGGCCGACGCCTGGCTGCGCCGGATGCTCGCCGCCTGCGAGGAGGGGGCACCCGGCCGGCTCAACCTGCACGCCTCCTACGACGCCGCCTGGTACCAGGACGAGCACCCGTTCACCCCGTGGCACTCGGCGCGGATCGGCGCGGCCACCGCCGTCCACTCCTGGGTGTTCAACGGCACCGCGCAGCGCTACGGCCCGCACTCGGTGCCGACCGCGCAGCACGCCGCCTACCTGGTCGAGCTCTCCAAGGCCTGGGCCGACGACCCGCGCCGGCCGGTCTGGCTGCAGGAGGTCGGCGCGCCGGCCCCGCACATCACCGCCGAGGACGCCGCCCGGTTCACCGGCGACACCGTCACGGCCGTGCTGGACTGCCCGGACCTCTGGGGCGTCACCTGGTGGTGCTCGCACGACGTGGACCGCTCGCTGGCGGACTTCCCCGACCTGGAGTACAGCCTCGGCCTGCTCACCACCGACCGCCGGGTCAAACCCGCCGGGGCCAGGATCGCCGCCGCCGTCGAGGAGCTGCGGGCCGGATGGCGGCCGCCCCGGGTGCGTACCACCGCCGTGGTGGTCGCCACCGGCGACGAGGTCACCGCGCCCAAGCGCTCGGTCTGCGGCCCCGGCGGGCCCGTCTTCGAGGCGTTCATGCGCCTCACCGAGGCGGGCGCCCGCCCGACCACCGTCCTCGCCGAGCACGCCGGCGACCGGGAACGGCTGGCCGCCCGCGGCATCACCGAGGTGGTCCACCCCGACGACGTGCCCTGA
- a CDS encoding ABC transporter substrate-binding protein translates to MRRIWAALTTAAVTAAALTGCGLSSDTKSGDTAASAAAGEVKGKVSLQTWALKPKFTDYVQGVIDGFKKKYPGVEVEWLDQPGDGYSAKVLSQAAAGSLPDVVNLPPDFALPLAKQNLLLDVAKADPKLADEYVAGGVDAYRFAGQNGTFGYPWYLNTDVNYWSSELMAKYGLDPKAVPTSLDELIAQARVMKEKSGGSTYLMSRKPGLGDLVNAGVKVMSEDGRSFTFNTPEAAALLDRYRDAFKEGLLPKDVLTNTYAGNTKLFNSGTAAWTTGGGNFITSLATDNPTLAPKVVPSPAMGTPPLYVQGLSIPRSTKNPAAAVALARWITSPENQSAFAHLTSIFPSTKASADDPFFSKSDGTNAGDAKVIAFTSLAKAKILQPVPVDDAMSTVINQQIALAISGEATSKQALDTAVDRCNQLLKG, encoded by the coding sequence ATGCGAAGAATCTGGGCGGCACTGACGACGGCGGCGGTCACCGCCGCCGCGCTCACCGGCTGCGGACTGAGCTCCGACACCAAGAGCGGCGACACCGCGGCGAGCGCCGCCGCCGGCGAGGTCAAGGGCAAGGTCTCGCTCCAGACGTGGGCGCTCAAGCCGAAGTTCACCGACTACGTGCAGGGCGTGATCGACGGCTTCAAGAAGAAGTACCCGGGCGTCGAGGTCGAGTGGCTGGACCAGCCGGGCGACGGCTACTCGGCCAAGGTCCTCAGCCAGGCGGCCGCGGGAAGCCTGCCGGACGTGGTGAACCTCCCGCCGGACTTCGCCCTCCCGCTGGCCAAGCAGAACCTGCTGCTGGATGTCGCCAAGGCCGACCCGAAGCTCGCCGACGAGTACGTCGCAGGCGGGGTCGACGCCTACCGGTTCGCCGGCCAGAACGGCACCTTCGGCTATCCGTGGTACCTCAACACCGATGTCAACTACTGGAGTTCGGAGTTGATGGCCAAGTACGGCCTGGATCCGAAGGCCGTCCCCACCAGTCTGGACGAGCTGATCGCCCAGGCCCGGGTGATGAAGGAGAAGTCCGGCGGTTCGACCTACCTGATGAGCCGCAAGCCGGGCCTCGGCGACCTGGTCAACGCCGGCGTCAAGGTGATGTCCGAGGACGGCAGGAGCTTCACCTTCAACACTCCCGAGGCCGCCGCCCTGCTCGACCGGTACCGCGACGCCTTCAAGGAGGGCCTGCTGCCGAAGGACGTCCTGACCAACACCTACGCCGGGAACACCAAGCTCTTCAACTCCGGTACGGCGGCGTGGACCACCGGCGGCGGCAACTTCATCACCAGCCTCGCCACCGACAACCCCACGCTCGCGCCGAAGGTCGTTCCCTCCCCCGCGATGGGCACGCCGCCGCTGTACGTGCAGGGCCTGTCGATCCCCAGGAGCACCAAGAACCCGGCCGCCGCGGTGGCCCTGGCCCGCTGGATCACCAGCCCCGAGAACCAGTCCGCCTTCGCCCATCTGACCAGCATCTTCCCGTCCACCAAGGCCTCCGCCGACGACCCCTTCTTCAGCAAGAGCGACGGCACCAACGCCGGGGACGCCAAGGTGATCGCGTTCACCTCGCTGGCCAAGGCGAAGATCCTCCAGCCCGTCCCGGTGGACGACGCGATGAGCACCGTCATCAACCAGCAGATCGCCCTGGCCATCAGCGGCGAGGCGACCTCCAAGCAGGCCCTGGACACCGCCGTCGACCGCTGCAACCAGCTGCTCAAGGGCTGA
- a CDS encoding ROK family protein — MTAPPSSPALFAAVDIGGTKTAGALVDARGELRHRIDLPTPAGEPGAAVLAVVHRVLDHLAATAGWRRVAALGIGSAGPVDLVHGTVSPVNIPGWRDFPLVAEAAAHPAVAARSLPVALAGDGIAMAAAEHWRGAARGADNALCLVVSTGVGAGLVLDGAVRPGPSGNAGHLGHISVDLDGEACPCGSRGCLEGIASGTAIARRALARGWRPTGEDRSARAVAADALAGHPVAVAAFDRAAQALAAGIAATAALVDLHRVVVGGGVAAAGPALFGPLARHLDRYAALPHLRGLDVRPAELGTDAGLIGAAAIAAAAPGS, encoded by the coding sequence ATGACCGCGCCCCCGTCCTCCCCCGCACTGTTCGCCGCCGTCGACATCGGTGGGACGAAGACCGCCGGGGCCCTCGTCGACGCGCGCGGGGAGCTCCGGCACCGGATCGACCTGCCCACCCCGGCCGGGGAGCCCGGCGCCGCGGTACTCGCCGTGGTCCACCGGGTGCTCGACCACCTGGCCGCCACCGCCGGGTGGCGCCGGGTGGCCGCCCTCGGCATCGGCAGCGCCGGCCCGGTGGACCTGGTGCACGGCACCGTCAGTCCGGTCAACATCCCCGGCTGGCGGGACTTCCCCCTGGTCGCCGAGGCGGCCGCGCACCCTGCGGTGGCGGCGCGTTCCCTGCCGGTGGCGCTGGCCGGGGACGGTATCGCGATGGCCGCCGCCGAGCACTGGCGCGGTGCGGCGCGCGGCGCCGACAACGCGCTCTGCCTGGTCGTCTCCACCGGGGTCGGCGCCGGACTCGTCCTGGACGGCGCCGTGCGCCCGGGCCCGAGCGGCAACGCCGGCCATCTCGGCCACATCAGCGTCGACCTCGACGGCGAGGCGTGCCCGTGCGGCTCCCGCGGCTGCCTGGAGGGCATCGCCAGCGGCACGGCGATCGCCCGCCGCGCCCTCGCCCGGGGCTGGCGGCCGACGGGCGAGGACCGCTCGGCGCGCGCCGTCGCGGCGGACGCGCTGGCCGGCCACCCGGTCGCGGTGGCCGCCTTCGACCGGGCGGCGCAGGCACTGGCCGCCGGGATCGCCGCCACCGCCGCACTCGTCGACCTCCACCGGGTGGTCGTCGGCGGCGGGGTCGCGGCGGCCGGCCCGGCCCTGTTCGGCCCGCTCGCCCGCCACCTCGACCGGTACGCCGCGCTGCCCCACCTCCGCGGCCTCGACGTCCGCCCCGCCGAACTCGGCACCGACGCGGGGCTGATCGGCGCCGCGGCGATCGCCGCCGCCGCACCCGGCTCCTGA
- the manA gene encoding mannose-6-phosphate isomerase, class I has product MPPTPPWPPFVLLRNPVRAYAWGSTTAIPALTGSGPSATPQAELWMGAHPSAPSCLDRADGPHPLDRLIADDAEGLLGATTVERFGPTLPFLFKILAAERALSLQVHPTGEQARAGFAAEEAAGIPADAPHRTYRDPGHKPELICALGEFEALCGFRPAEGTARLLDELALPLLAPWAVALRHRPAEEVLPALLRHILDDVRLGPADLATVAEALRRVADGDGPYAEACAAYARTAAQYPGDPGLVAALLLNHIRLRAGQALYLAAGVPHAYLRGTGVELMANSDNVLRCGLTAKHVDVAGLLAVTVFRTGEPEILTAAPARDGIEERFPSPAAEFRLSRLRPTGTPARVDLPTPQILLCTVGRARLHAAADQGLDLRPGQAAYLRPFAGPVHLTGPDTELFRATTGD; this is encoded by the coding sequence ATGCCCCCGACACCGCCGTGGCCCCCGTTCGTGCTGCTCCGCAATCCCGTCCGCGCCTACGCCTGGGGCTCGACCACCGCGATCCCCGCGCTGACGGGCAGCGGGCCCAGCGCCACCCCGCAGGCCGAACTCTGGATGGGCGCCCACCCGTCCGCGCCGTCCTGCCTCGACCGCGCGGACGGCCCGCACCCCTTGGACCGGCTGATCGCCGACGACGCCGAGGGCCTGCTGGGCGCCACCACCGTCGAGCGGTTCGGCCCCACGCTCCCCTTCCTGTTCAAGATCCTGGCCGCCGAGCGGGCACTCTCGCTCCAGGTCCACCCCACCGGAGAGCAGGCCCGGGCCGGCTTCGCCGCCGAGGAGGCCGCCGGAATCCCCGCCGACGCCCCGCACCGGACCTACCGGGACCCCGGCCACAAGCCGGAACTGATCTGCGCGCTCGGCGAGTTCGAGGCCCTCTGCGGATTCCGTCCGGCCGAGGGCACCGCCCGGCTGCTGGACGAACTGGCCCTCCCGCTGCTCGCGCCCTGGGCCGTCGCGCTGCGCCACCGGCCCGCCGAGGAGGTCCTGCCCGCTCTGCTGCGGCACATCCTGGACGACGTCCGCCTCGGCCCCGCCGACCTCGCCACCGTCGCCGAGGCACTCCGGCGGGTCGCCGACGGCGACGGCCCGTACGCCGAGGCCTGCGCCGCCTACGCCCGCACCGCCGCGCAGTACCCGGGCGACCCCGGCCTGGTCGCCGCGCTGCTGCTCAACCACATCCGGCTCCGGGCCGGCCAGGCCCTCTACCTCGCCGCCGGGGTACCGCACGCCTATCTGCGCGGTACCGGCGTCGAGTTGATGGCCAACTCGGACAACGTGCTGCGCTGCGGCCTGACCGCCAAGCACGTCGACGTGGCAGGGCTGCTGGCCGTGACGGTCTTCCGGACCGGCGAGCCGGAGATCCTCACCGCGGCACCGGCCCGGGACGGGATCGAGGAGCGCTTCCCCTCCCCCGCCGCGGAGTTCCGCCTCTCCCGGCTGCGGCCCACCGGCACCCCCGCCCGCGTCGACCTGCCCACCCCACAGATCCTGCTCTGCACCGTCGGCCGCGCCCGGCTGCACGCCGCGGCCGACCAGGGTCTCGATCTTCGCCCGGGCCAGGCCGCCTACCTCCGCCCCTTCGCCGGGCCGGTCCACCTGACCGGCCCGGACACGGAGCTGTTCCGCGCCACCACCGGAGACTGA